The Thermodesulforhabdaceae bacterium genome has a window encoding:
- a CDS encoding 4Fe-4S dicluster domain-containing protein has product MKEIFVRIDRCVGCRSCELACAVEHSRSKNLLEAISEIPRPRRRLYVEQIKDRKVPFLCRHCEDAPCVRACRTSALSQDPITNIVTHNPDRCIGCWLCAMVCPYGVINREEERRIAIKCDRCPERAEPACVQACPTKALVFAEEQEFAKLVRREAISQILHG; this is encoded by the coding sequence ATGAAAGAGATTTTTGTTCGTATAGATCGTTGTGTAGGATGTCGTTCCTGTGAGTTAGCCTGCGCTGTAGAGCATTCCCGATCTAAAAATCTGTTAGAAGCAATTTCTGAAATTCCTCGACCAAGAAGAAGACTATATGTTGAACAGATCAAAGATCGGAAAGTGCCTTTTCTGTGCCGCCACTGTGAAGATGCTCCATGTGTGCGAGCTTGCAGGACTAGTGCTTTAAGCCAGGATCCTATAACTAACATAGTAACTCACAATCCAGACCGCTGCATCGGATGCTGGCTCTGTGCTATGGTATGCCCTTACGGGGTTATAAATCGAGAAGAAGAACGACGAATTGCAATAAAATGTGACAGATGTCCGGAAAGGGCCGAACCAGCCTGTGTCCAAGCCTGCCCGACAAAGGCTCTGGTTTTTGCTGAAGAACAGGAATTTGCGAAACTTGTTCGGCGTGAAGCTATTTCTCAGATACTTCACGGATAA
- a CDS encoding sigma 54-interacting transcriptional regulator: MPVQTEVILESISDGVFTVDPSWRITYFNRAAEEITGVPRKEALGRFCWDVFRSNMCEEGCALRETLKTGKPIIGKTGYIINAAGERIPVSISTAVLNDEHGEIVGGAETFRDLSEIESLRTQLTGKLSIGNIVSRSPLMQKVFEVLPPIAQSQSTVLILGETGTGKSLIARTIHELSPRKDKPFVIVNCGALPETLLESELFGYRAGAFTGATKNKPGRFALADGGTIFLDEIAEMSPAMQAKLLRVLQDRTYEPLGATKPEKVDVRIITATNKDLADLVRNGLFREDLYYRINVVRIELPPLRRRKEDIPLLVDEFIKKFNRIEKKSIKSITSEALSMLMGYDWPGNIRELENVIERACVLCNGDMIDTSQLPPEITTKSQIGRKSTKLKLASRTIEATMIEEALQRHNYNRQAAAKALGIHRSTLFRKIKNFGIQIRPSK; this comes from the coding sequence ATGCCTGTGCAAACCGAAGTGATTTTGGAAAGTATCTCAGATGGAGTTTTTACGGTTGATCCATCTTGGCGCATAACATACTTCAACCGTGCAGCGGAGGAAATAACAGGCGTTCCACGGAAAGAAGCTCTTGGGCGTTTCTGCTGGGATGTATTTAGGTCCAACATGTGTGAGGAAGGATGCGCCCTTCGTGAAACTCTAAAAACAGGGAAGCCCATAATAGGCAAAACCGGTTACATCATAAACGCCGCGGGAGAACGCATCCCGGTAAGCATTTCAACAGCGGTTCTTAACGATGAACATGGTGAAATTGTAGGCGGAGCAGAAACATTCAGAGATCTTAGCGAAATTGAATCTTTAAGAACCCAGCTAACCGGTAAGCTTTCCATTGGAAACATTGTGAGTCGAAGTCCTCTGATGCAAAAAGTATTTGAAGTTCTACCGCCCATAGCTCAAAGCCAAAGCACAGTGTTGATACTTGGCGAAACCGGTACAGGTAAGAGCCTCATCGCCCGGACAATACATGAACTGAGTCCCAGAAAGGATAAACCTTTCGTGATCGTAAACTGCGGGGCTTTGCCCGAAACTCTTCTTGAGTCAGAACTTTTCGGTTACCGAGCTGGCGCTTTCACCGGGGCAACGAAAAACAAACCAGGGAGGTTTGCTCTAGCTGACGGTGGAACAATATTCCTAGATGAAATTGCGGAAATGAGCCCTGCGATGCAGGCAAAACTTCTAAGAGTTCTCCAGGATCGAACTTATGAACCCTTAGGAGCGACAAAGCCCGAAAAAGTTGATGTTCGCATAATCACCGCCACCAATAAGGATTTAGCCGACCTGGTTAGAAATGGGTTATTCCGAGAAGATCTTTATTACAGAATCAATGTGGTTCGCATAGAACTTCCACCGCTTAGACGCAGGAAAGAAGATATACCCCTTCTGGTAGATGAATTCATTAAAAAGTTCAACCGTATCGAAAAAAAATCCATAAAATCCATCACATCTGAAGCTTTGTCCATGCTCATGGGCTACGATTGGCCTGGCAATATAAGAGAACTTGAAAATGTTATCGAGAGAGCTTGTGTGCTGTGCAACGGAGACATGATAGATACATCCCAACTGCCCCCTGAAATCACTACCAAATCTCAAATAGGAAGAAAGAGCACAAAGCTAAAACTTGCATCTCGCACAATAGAAGCCACCATGATTGAGGAGGCTCTTCAACGTCACAACTATAACCGCCAGGCTGCGGCTAAGGCTCTCGGAATTCACAGATCAACTCTTTTTAGAAAAATAAAGAATTTTGGCATTCAAATCCGACCGTCTAAATAA
- a CDS encoding 4Fe-4S binding protein, whose translation MKGIFISPDLCIGCYACSNVCERGIARLEETKEFRKIIVSGFCPEECESCKDVCPTEAIKVIENPIPSQEIVFRLTPCRRCGIPTAPERMLDFISRRMNQPLFELDLCITCRQQLTWDVIRKS comes from the coding sequence GTGAAGGGGATTTTTATCAGTCCAGATTTATGTATAGGATGTTACGCTTGTTCGAATGTCTGCGAGCGTGGAATTGCACGACTTGAAGAAACAAAAGAATTTAGAAAAATTATTGTATCTGGTTTTTGTCCAGAGGAATGCGAAAGTTGCAAAGATGTCTGCCCTACTGAAGCCATAAAGGTTATAGAAAACCCCATACCTTCTCAAGAAATAGTCTTCAGGTTGACTCCATGCCGACGCTGTGGCATTCCAACTGCTCCAGAACGCATGCTAGATTTCATCTCCCGAAGAATGAATCAGCCTCTTTTTGAACTTGATCTCTGTATCACCTGCCGACAACAACTTACGTGGGATGTAATTCGAAAAAGCTAA
- a CDS encoding aspartate kinase, which yields MALIVQKYGGTSVADVSRIRAVAERVIKAKQKGHDLVVVLSARAGDTDRLIQLAKEMSPRPDPRELDMLVSTGEQITIALFCMALKDRGYDAISMTGYQAGILTDDRYGNARISSINTEAILNHLRVGRIVAVAGFQGVDAEGNITTLGRGGSDTTAVAIAAALKADRCEIYTDVDGVYTTDPSVCKKARKLNKISYEEMLEMASLGAKVLHFRSVEFGMKYGVPIYVASSFDDLPGTLVTKEDEDMEKVVVSGVTYTKNVARVTINDVPDIPGMAAAIFKPLADAGINVDMIIQGSSGIPERASISFTVPEDKYQETLEIVKVVSEKIGAGRVHGDNQISKVSIVGLGMRSHCGVAEKMFSSLAAENINIQMISTSEIKISCVIDAKYTELAVRVLHDAFELDKDPNGVFQVKEEILPKEVTR from the coding sequence ATGGCGCTTATTGTTCAAAAATACGGCGGAACGTCGGTTGCAGATGTTTCTAGAATTAGAGCGGTCGCAGAGCGAGTTATCAAGGCCAAACAAAAAGGTCACGACCTTGTGGTGGTTCTTTCTGCAAGAGCTGGCGATACCGATCGTCTCATTCAACTGGCGAAAGAGATGAGCCCTCGACCTGATCCTCGAGAACTCGATATGCTTGTATCAACCGGAGAGCAGATAACCATCGCCCTTTTTTGCATGGCGCTCAAAGATCGTGGTTACGACGCCATCTCTATGACCGGTTATCAGGCTGGTATTCTTACCGACGATCGTTATGGAAATGCTCGCATTAGTTCCATTAATACGGAAGCTATTCTAAACCATCTTCGAGTTGGCAGAATAGTTGCTGTTGCAGGGTTTCAGGGAGTAGATGCTGAGGGGAACATTACAACTCTAGGTCGAGGTGGTTCTGATACTACAGCGGTTGCTATCGCCGCTGCTCTCAAAGCTGATCGTTGCGAAATTTACACAGACGTTGACGGCGTTTATACTACTGATCCATCGGTTTGCAAAAAAGCGAGAAAACTAAATAAGATAAGTTATGAGGAAATGTTAGAGATGGCAAGCCTCGGGGCGAAGGTGCTTCATTTTCGATCTGTAGAATTTGGAATGAAGTATGGAGTGCCAATTTACGTGGCTTCGTCCTTTGATGATCTCCCCGGCACGCTCGTTACTAAGGAGGATGAAGATATGGAGAAAGTTGTTGTTTCAGGCGTTACATATACTAAGAATGTGGCTCGAGTTACTATAAACGATGTGCCTGATATTCCAGGTATGGCGGCAGCAATTTTCAAGCCTCTAGCTGATGCGGGTATAAACGTTGATATGATCATTCAGGGAAGTAGTGGTATACCAGAAAGAGCCAGTATATCTTTTACTGTGCCTGAGGATAAATATCAGGAAACGCTAGAAATTGTAAAAGTTGTGTCTGAGAAGATTGGAGCCGGTAGGGTGCACGGAGACAATCAGATTTCCAAGGTATCAATTGTGGGACTTGGAATGAGAAGTCACTGTGGAGTGGCGGAAAAGATGTTTTCATCTCTTGCAGCAGAAAACATAAATATTCAGATGATTAGCACTTCAGAGATAAAAATTTCCTGTGTAATTGATGCAAAATACACAGAACTTGCCGTAAGAGTCCTTCATGATGCCTTCGAGTTAGACAAAGACCCGAATGGGGTTTTTCAGGTAAAAGAAGAAATTTTACCTAAAGAGGTAACACGATGA
- the fdhF gene encoding formate dehydrogenase subunit alpha, with protein sequence MTGSSRKVSVICPYCGAGCRLNLIVENGKTTSIEYDPDHPVSLGALCPKGISAVELINHPERLTFPVIRKPNGTIRRISWDEALKFIAEKLRQIRSDFGADAVGFLASAKASNEENYLFQKLARLFGSPHVDHCARLCHAPSIVALSRAFGSGAMTNPIADLENSRCILIIGSNFSENHPVVSRWVWNAKDRGAFIIAVDPRKTPTTEIAHLHLMIKPGTDGILLNAIMAQILREGLANYDFIASRTEGFENLKAKLQKIDVTKAAEQVGVPAGDIVIAARKYAASSASAIIYCMGITQHRNGTAYAASCANLALLCGQIGRPGTGLFPLRGQNNVQGASDMGALAEFLPGYVRADDSEKRRIIAKQWGCDDLPSGGLSVTEIINAILDNKIKALFVMGENPIVSDPSASETEKALSKLDILVVQDPFMTETAGFAHIVLPAAMWAEKSGSYTNTERRIQWSPKALDPPGEAKPDLWIIGNLGKLLGLWETIPQPQDVLREINRVVPFYGGVTPERIETSREGLIWPCLNEHHEGTPILYSEKFHRENGRALFTVPDGDFEDLKSHEQFALITGRVVVHYNSGSFTRRLPSLMRYSSKLEVTLHPYDASKLDVKDGNIVLVKTSSGTVEAVAKISSSVRQGSVFMPFHFPEANKLTTRDLDPIARIPSFKDAQCQLIKKEQ encoded by the coding sequence ATGACAGGAAGCTCGCGTAAGGTCTCTGTTATATGCCCTTACTGCGGCGCTGGATGCAGATTGAACCTCATTGTAGAAAATGGAAAAACGACAAGCATAGAGTATGATCCTGACCATCCAGTGTCACTAGGGGCTCTTTGCCCCAAAGGGATTTCAGCCGTCGAACTTATTAACCATCCCGAACGGCTCACCTTTCCTGTTATTCGAAAACCCAACGGAACAATACGTCGCATTAGCTGGGATGAAGCTCTAAAATTTATTGCCGAAAAGCTCCGTCAAATACGATCAGACTTTGGCGCAGATGCTGTTGGTTTTTTAGCATCAGCCAAGGCTTCTAACGAAGAAAACTACTTATTTCAAAAACTAGCCCGCCTTTTCGGTTCTCCCCACGTAGATCACTGCGCTAGACTCTGCCACGCTCCATCTATTGTAGCACTTAGTCGAGCTTTCGGATCAGGCGCTATGACCAACCCAATAGCAGATCTGGAAAACTCTCGATGTATCCTGATAATCGGCTCCAACTTTTCCGAAAACCACCCGGTGGTATCGCGTTGGGTATGGAATGCAAAAGATCGTGGAGCCTTCATAATAGCAGTCGATCCTCGGAAAACTCCAACAACCGAGATAGCTCATCTTCATCTTATGATCAAACCGGGAACAGATGGAATACTCCTAAATGCTATCATGGCACAAATTCTTCGCGAAGGGCTAGCAAACTACGATTTTATTGCATCTCGAACCGAAGGTTTTGAAAATCTTAAGGCAAAGCTTCAAAAAATCGATGTTACTAAGGCAGCCGAACAGGTGGGAGTGCCAGCAGGTGATATTGTGATAGCTGCTCGTAAATATGCTGCATCTTCCGCATCCGCTATAATCTACTGCATGGGAATCACTCAACATCGCAACGGAACAGCCTATGCCGCATCCTGCGCAAACTTGGCTCTTTTATGCGGGCAGATTGGAAGACCCGGAACGGGTCTATTTCCACTACGAGGACAGAATAATGTCCAGGGTGCATCGGATATGGGTGCTCTTGCGGAATTTCTTCCCGGTTATGTTCGAGCTGACGATTCGGAAAAAAGGCGCATCATAGCAAAGCAGTGGGGATGTGATGATCTTCCATCCGGTGGATTAAGTGTCACGGAAATCATTAATGCTATCCTAGACAACAAAATAAAAGCTCTGTTCGTGATGGGAGAAAATCCCATTGTGTCGGATCCTTCAGCATCAGAAACCGAAAAAGCTCTGTCAAAGCTAGACATTCTGGTTGTGCAGGATCCTTTCATGACCGAAACAGCAGGCTTTGCTCACATCGTTCTTCCCGCAGCAATGTGGGCGGAAAAGTCAGGAAGTTACACCAACACAGAACGTAGAATTCAATGGTCGCCGAAGGCTCTGGATCCACCGGGTGAAGCAAAACCAGATTTGTGGATCATCGGAAACCTCGGCAAGTTACTTGGACTTTGGGAAACAATACCGCAACCTCAGGATGTGCTAAGAGAAATCAATCGAGTGGTTCCGTTTTATGGTGGTGTCACCCCTGAACGCATAGAAACGTCCAGGGAAGGACTTATCTGGCCATGTTTGAACGAACATCATGAGGGAACACCCATTCTCTATTCTGAAAAGTTTCATCGAGAAAACGGACGTGCTCTATTCACTGTTCCGGACGGTGACTTTGAAGACTTAAAATCCCACGAACAATTCGCACTTATAACAGGACGAGTCGTTGTTCATTATAATTCTGGATCATTCACAAGAAGGCTTCCATCACTGATGCGCTACAGTTCAAAACTTGAAGTAACATTACACCCTTATGATGCGAGTAAGCTCGATGTTAAGGACGGAAACATTGTATTGGTAAAAACTTCCAGCGGAACCGTTGAAGCTGTAGCGAAAATTAGTTCTTCAGTCAGACAGGGAAGCGTTTTTATGCCATTTCATTTTCCTGAAGCTAATAAACTGACCACAAGGGATCTGGATCCTATTGCCCGGATTCCCTCTTTCAAAGATGCTCAATGCCAACTAATTAAGAAGGAGCAATAA
- a CDS encoding 4Fe-4S binding protein: protein MAGWKVIIKPERCIGCHACEIACEQTHGGIGNIQLRGAPVFCRHCEVPPCIISCYRNALEMQDGRVLLRRELCTNCGICVLACPFGAIMTTMIIRKIESRDVTNHKESLLGRFLSKQDLSRECQNLLVHKCDGCIEKAGAEKVCPACAATCPSGAIEYRKDISGILYSKRIKAYETYLLIDKTV from the coding sequence ATGGCGGGTTGGAAAGTTATCATAAAGCCTGAGCGCTGTATTGGATGCCATGCTTGCGAGATAGCTTGCGAACAGACTCACGGGGGAATTGGAAACATACAGCTTCGTGGTGCTCCGGTTTTTTGTCGCCACTGTGAAGTCCCCCCCTGTATTATCTCCTGCTACAGAAATGCTCTCGAAATGCAGGATGGTAGAGTTCTCCTAAGAAGAGAACTTTGCACCAATTGTGGTATTTGCGTTCTTGCCTGCCCATTTGGAGCCATAATGACGACAATGATAATCCGTAAAATAGAATCCAGGGATGTAACTAATCATAAGGAGTCTTTGCTGGGTCGCTTTTTGAGTAAACAAGATCTCTCCAGGGAGTGCCAGAATCTTCTGGTTCATAAATGTGATGGATGCATTGAAAAAGCCGGGGCGGAAAAAGTTTGTCCTGCCTGTGCCGCCACATGTCCTTCTGGAGCGATCGAATACAGAAAAGATATCTCAGGAATTTTATACTCAAAACGAATAAAAGCTTACGAAACCTACCTGTTAATTGATAAAACTGTTTAG